The following proteins are co-located in the Paenibacillus sp. JNUCC32 genome:
- a CDS encoding nucleotidyltransferase domain-containing protein, whose product MTSQVDRLIERITEELRGVPGVTGVVLGGSRAKGTARPDSDIDIGIYYDEAQGFKVEDIAKIAKKLDDEHRDGIITSLGEWGAWVNGGGWLVIEGYHVDFLFRDVHRVSGIIDDCSAGKVSAHYQTGHPHAYLNVMYMGEIAICRILWDSDNRIQTLKAKTSPYPKPLQDAMIGYFTFEASFSLMLANKTASSDDVTYVTGHCFRSISCLNQVLFAKNEMYCINEKRAVAMIETFSRKPANYKERLDQVITLLSSDTEKTKQATALLQDLIAETEAL is encoded by the coding sequence ATGACTTCACAAGTGGATCGCTTAATTGAGCGGATAACGGAAGAGCTTCGCGGGGTACCCGGCGTTACAGGAGTCGTTCTCGGGGGATCCAGGGCCAAAGGAACCGCCAGACCGGATTCCGATATCGATATCGGCATTTACTATGATGAAGCCCAAGGTTTCAAGGTGGAGGACATCGCCAAAATCGCGAAGAAATTAGATGACGAGCATCGGGACGGGATTATCACTTCATTGGGCGAATGGGGAGCCTGGGTTAACGGGGGCGGATGGTTAGTGATCGAGGGGTATCATGTGGATTTCTTATTCCGGGATGTGCACCGCGTGTCCGGCATCATCGACGACTGTTCGGCAGGAAAGGTGTCCGCGCATTACCAAACCGGACATCCGCATGCCTATCTGAATGTAATGTACATGGGGGAAATTGCGATCTGCCGCATATTATGGGACTCGGATAACCGCATACAGACTCTGAAAGCCAAAACGTCTCCCTATCCGAAGCCTCTGCAGGATGCAATGATCGGCTATTTCACTTTCGAGGCATCCTTCTCTTTGATGTTGGCGAATAAAACGGCTTCCAGCGATGACGTCACTTATGTTACAGGTCACTGCTTCCGCTCCATTTCGTGCTTGAACCAAGTGCTCTTTGCCAAAAATGAAATGTACTGTATCAATGAGAAGCGTGCGGTGGCCATGATCGAGACCTTCTCCCGCAAACCGGCGAATTACAAGGAACGCCTGGACCAAGTGATCACGCT
- a CDS encoding helix-turn-helix transcriptional regulator encodes MQKSQRLIQLMMMINAKKSFTVRELADEFGLSVRTISRDLDELSGLGVPIYSVQGRGGGYRLLQERMLPPISFTESEAIAIFFACQSLSYFSTLPFGEGAATALHKFYHYLPADIKEQIDRLKDRVMIHSPFRPMSADILQTLMQAVMVRQAVTISYRSSAGSSQRHIQPIGLYASSGYWYCPAYCFTQEDIRQFRVDRMTAASPNESLPIREDIASQTLQDMPEIGDVEMKLFEVELTSKGVWLLETDTRLGPHIHRNTDGSGVVRLEIPATDVNFYADYVWRLGEEAVITSPAEAVQWTREKIESMRLRYT; translated from the coding sequence ATGCAGAAATCGCAGCGCCTGATTCAATTAATGATGATGATCAATGCAAAAAAGTCGTTTACCGTAAGAGAGCTGGCCGACGAATTCGGACTCTCCGTTCGAACGATATCAAGAGATCTGGATGAGCTGAGCGGGCTCGGCGTCCCCATTTACTCTGTGCAAGGACGAGGCGGCGGCTACAGATTGCTGCAGGAACGGATGCTGCCACCGATCAGTTTCACGGAAAGCGAAGCGATTGCCATCTTTTTTGCCTGCCAATCCCTGAGCTACTTCAGTACGCTGCCCTTCGGTGAGGGAGCCGCCACGGCGCTCCATAAGTTCTATCATTACTTGCCGGCAGATATTAAGGAGCAGATCGACCGTCTTAAGGATCGCGTCATGATTCACAGCCCGTTCCGTCCGATGTCGGCCGATATTTTACAAACGTTAATGCAAGCCGTCATGGTCCGGCAAGCGGTCACGATCTCCTATCGTTCTTCCGCCGGAAGCAGCCAGCGGCATATCCAGCCGATCGGGCTGTATGCAAGCTCGGGGTACTGGTATTGTCCCGCCTACTGTTTTACGCAAGAGGACATCAGGCAATTCAGGGTAGACCGGATGACGGCGGCCAGCCCCAATGAATCCTTACCGATCCGTGAAGATATCGCGAGCCAAACGCTGCAGGACATGCCCGAGATCGGGGATGTCGAGATGAAGCTTTTTGAGGTAGAATTAACTTCCAAAGGGGTCTGGCTGCTTGAGACGGATACACGGCTCGGTCCCCATATCCATCGGAACACGGACGGCAGCGGCGTCGTTCGGCTTGAAATACCGGCAACCGACGTCAACTTTTATGCGGACTATGTGTGGCGTCTCGGAGAGGAGGCAGTCATCACCTCGCCAGCCGAAGCGGTTCAATGGACCCGGGAGAAAATTGAATCCATGAGATTAAGGTATACATAA
- a CDS encoding alpha/beta fold hydrolase: protein MTKQQKMMQEELGFVFLHGAGMNGGVWDIVAEGLGYPCLKVDYPSREEAAGMPGHHLTLEDYVTHMAEQVRRWDTDKFVLVAHSLGGVLAMELAARLAERVAGFVAIGAAIPKSGGSFISALPFPQRIIMPVLLKMAGTKPPESVIRKGLCSDLPEEQASRIAAEFIPESRRVYTDRVQASAPQVPKLYVKLTQDKEFGESLQERMAANLSADRVESLSTGHLPMLSDPLGVRRILEGFVGQVKTSHISAISS from the coding sequence ATGACTAAACAACAAAAAATGATGCAGGAAGAACTGGGGTTTGTTTTTTTACATGGAGCCGGAATGAACGGAGGCGTGTGGGATATCGTTGCGGAAGGACTGGGCTATCCGTGTTTGAAGGTTGATTACCCGTCGCGGGAAGAGGCTGCAGGGATGCCCGGGCATCATTTGACGCTGGAGGATTATGTAACCCATATGGCGGAGCAGGTGAGAAGATGGGATACGGACAAGTTCGTCCTTGTGGCGCATTCCCTGGGCGGGGTGTTGGCCATGGAGCTGGCTGCCAGGTTAGCCGAACGGGTAGCCGGATTCGTTGCCATCGGTGCCGCCATACCTAAGAGCGGCGGTTCGTTTATTTCGGCGCTTCCGTTTCCCCAGAGGATCATCATGCCGGTTTTATTAAAAATGGCCGGAACGAAGCCGCCTGAATCCGTGATCCGCAAGGGGCTGTGCAGCGATTTGCCGGAGGAGCAGGCCTCCCGCATCGCAGCAGAGTTCATCCCGGAATCCCGTAGGGTCTATACGGACCGCGTTCAAGCATCCGCACCCCAAGTGCCTAAGCTTTACGTGAAGCTCACCCAAGACAAGGAGTTCGGAGAATCCTTGCAAGAGCGTATGGCAGCCAATTTGTCGGCGGACAGGGTGGAGAGCCTCAGCACCGGTCATCTGCCGATGCTGAGCGATCCCCTTGGTGTCCGGCGCATTCTGGAAGGCTTCGTTGGCCAAGTGAAAACAAGCCATATATCAGCTATCTCATCATAA
- a CDS encoding adenylosuccinate synthase — MTVTAIVGANWGDEGKGKMTDVLAAQSSYVVRFQGGSNAGHTIINDYGKFSLHMLPSGVFYPNVTNIIGPGTALDMEVLIGELQELEARNVPAPKLFISERAQVVLPIHRLLDELEEERLGARGFGSTKRGIAPFYADKYAKLGIQVADLLHPERLRERLEQMLDIKNVQLQHLYGRDPLSVDEMVKQLLEPFQFLSPYIQDTTTLLQQAYMKGDPILVEGQLGALRDPDHGIYPFSTSSSTLAGYAPVGAGLPPYAISQVIAVVKAYSSCVGAGPFVTELHGDEADELRRLGGDAGEYGVTTGRPRRMGWFDTVATRYGCMIQGATEAVLTNLDVLGYLDDIPVCVGYELENGSIIDHFPVTADLRSAKPVLRTLKGWKCDLSHIRSFDELPEAAQQYVQFIESSIGVPVKTISVGPRRDQIMMR; from the coding sequence TTGACAGTCACAGCCATTGTAGGAGCCAATTGGGGAGATGAAGGCAAAGGTAAAATGACGGATGTTCTTGCGGCGCAATCGTCGTATGTCGTTCGATTTCAGGGAGGGAGTAACGCGGGGCATACCATTATCAACGATTACGGGAAATTTTCGCTGCATATGCTGCCATCGGGTGTATTCTATCCAAACGTAACGAATATCATCGGTCCGGGAACGGCTTTGGATATGGAGGTTTTGATCGGGGAGCTTCAGGAACTGGAAGCCAGAAACGTTCCCGCTCCGAAGCTGTTTATATCCGAGCGCGCCCAGGTCGTGCTTCCCATTCATCGGCTGCTGGATGAACTCGAGGAAGAACGGCTCGGCGCCCGGGGATTCGGTTCCACGAAACGCGGAATCGCGCCCTTCTACGCGGATAAATATGCCAAGCTGGGCATTCAGGTCGCTGATCTGTTACACCCCGAACGACTTCGTGAACGGCTCGAGCAGATGCTTGACATCAAGAATGTGCAGCTGCAGCATCTTTACGGAAGGGACCCGCTGAGCGTTGATGAGATGGTCAAGCAGCTATTGGAGCCCTTCCAGTTCCTGTCCCCGTATATTCAGGATACGACCACGCTGCTGCAGCAAGCTTATATGAAAGGCGATCCGATTCTTGTGGAGGGCCAGTTAGGAGCCCTGCGCGACCCGGATCACGGGATATACCCGTTTTCCACCTCCTCCTCCACGCTGGCAGGCTATGCACCGGTCGGAGCAGGACTTCCGCCGTACGCTATCAGCCAAGTCATTGCCGTTGTTAAAGCATACTCAAGCTGCGTCGGCGCAGGCCCCTTCGTGACCGAACTGCATGGAGATGAAGCGGATGAACTCAGACGCCTTGGCGGCGATGCAGGCGAATACGGAGTTACGACCGGCCGGCCAAGACGAATGGGATGGTTTGATACGGTAGCCACCCGTTACGGCTGCATGATTCAGGGAGCTACCGAAGCCGTTCTCACCAACCTTGACGTACTGGGGTATCTGGATGACATTCCGGTATGCGTCGGCTATGAATTAGAGAATGGAAGCATCATTGACCATTTTCCGGTAACGGCCGATCTGCGGTCCGCAAAGCCTGTCCTGCGAACGCTGAAGGGCTGGAAATGCGACCTGTCGCATATCCGTTCCTTCGACGAGCTCCCGGAAGCGGCGCAGCAATACGTGCAGTTTATTGAATCGTCCATTGGCGTACCCGTCAAGACGATCTCCGTCGGCCCGAGACGGGATCAGATTATGATGAGATAG
- a CDS encoding LysR family transcriptional regulator: MEINMEWYRVFYWTARLGSLSRAADHLHITQPAVSHTVKHLEETIGGPLFFRTTKGVKLTSEGDVLFRYIEQAFGLIEIGEKAIADMHNLHSGEINIGASDTLCKYYLLPHLEYFHAAYPDIRIRITNRTTPETLSLLKEGKIDFGIVHLPASDKQIDFRPSSPIHDCLVAGKSYAERAGLPHPLSLHDIGNYPLLMLETGGSTRRYVDQFAERQGVKLKPEFELGSIELLVQFARSGFGLAFVIRDYANDELQTGQLIEVPLDPPIPERSIGIATLRGIPLSAAAKSFLALLP; the protein is encoded by the coding sequence ATGGAAATCAATATGGAGTGGTATCGCGTCTTTTATTGGACTGCGCGGCTCGGCAGTTTATCGAGGGCAGCGGATCATCTGCATATCACCCAGCCAGCCGTCAGCCATACCGTTAAGCATTTGGAGGAAACGATCGGAGGTCCGCTGTTCTTTCGGACCACCAAGGGAGTGAAACTCACGTCCGAGGGCGATGTGCTGTTTCGCTATATCGAGCAAGCCTTCGGTTTGATCGAAATCGGCGAGAAGGCGATCGCGGACATGCATAATTTGCACAGCGGCGAAATCAATATCGGGGCAAGCGATACGCTATGCAAGTATTACCTGCTGCCGCATTTGGAGTATTTCCACGCCGCTTATCCGGATATTCGCATCCGCATCACCAACCGAACCACCCCGGAAACGCTGTCGCTTCTTAAGGAAGGGAAGATTGATTTCGGCATCGTTCATTTACCGGCTTCCGATAAACAAATCGACTTTCGCCCAAGCTCGCCGATCCATGATTGTTTAGTGGCCGGCAAATCGTATGCGGAGCGGGCCGGATTACCGCACCCGTTGTCCCTTCACGATATCGGGAACTACCCGCTGCTTATGCTGGAGACCGGCGGAAGCACGAGGAGGTACGTGGATCAATTCGCCGAACGCCAAGGCGTGAAGTTAAAACCGGAGTTCGAGCTTGGCAGCATCGAGCTGCTGGTACAGTTTGCCCGAAGCGGCTTCGGACTGGCTTTTGTCATTCGCGACTATGCCAACGACGAATTGCAAACAGGCCAGCTGATCGAGGTGCCGCTCGATCCGCCGATTCCCGAGCGCAGCATTGGAATTGCAACGCTTCGAGGCATTCCGCTATCTGCGGCGGCCAAGTCGTTTCTCGCTCTACTGCCCTAG
- a CDS encoding DEAD/DEAH box helicase: MTGTTFHTLGIAEDLSSRLAEFGIVTPSPVQAEAIPPILEGKDVLATSQTGTGKTLAYLLPVLQGIDPEIKGAQKLILAPTQELAVQIVRESERYGEARGIGVLGLIGGAAAKRQIEKLRLHPQLIVGTPGRVRELIEIRKLKMHQVTTIVVDEVDQVFNLGGAGDVDRILRSALRDRQLVFLSATVSPETAELVKKEMDQPVEIGIDPERRTPSALEHYYFVSEERDKLDMLRRVVRHYNPDRAIVFVNATEDLAEVEAKLNYLGLNAAALYGDADKMTRSRVLNAFREGRTKLLVASDVAARGLDIEGLGMVINYDPPIDAEHYTHRAGRTGRMGRSGMAITLVTDRQTFIMRKFNRELGISIEERALYGGKVRTPRSAPTDRGQGPRGSAAGAARKDKPARKPASISVNGKSGNGKASGERQSERERDRKNKGAPKWLKNKPPRG; the protein is encoded by the coding sequence ATGACTGGAACTACATTTCATACATTAGGAATAGCGGAGGATTTGTCCTCCCGATTGGCGGAGTTCGGCATTGTCACGCCTTCTCCCGTTCAGGCTGAGGCGATTCCTCCCATACTCGAAGGCAAGGACGTGCTGGCGACTTCCCAGACGGGCACGGGAAAGACGCTTGCTTATTTGCTGCCCGTTCTTCAGGGCATCGATCCGGAGATCAAGGGAGCCCAGAAACTGATTCTCGCTCCAACGCAGGAGCTCGCCGTTCAGATTGTGAGAGAGAGCGAGCGCTACGGGGAAGCCCGCGGAATCGGCGTGCTCGGCCTGATCGGCGGTGCCGCGGCCAAGCGTCAGATTGAGAAGCTGCGGCTGCATCCGCAGCTGATCGTGGGAACGCCGGGACGCGTGCGGGAACTGATCGAAATCCGGAAGCTGAAAATGCACCAAGTGACCACGATCGTGGTGGACGAGGTGGACCAGGTGTTTAATCTGGGCGGCGCCGGCGATGTGGATCGCATCCTGCGCAGTGCCTTGCGCGACCGTCAACTGGTCTTCTTATCCGCAACGGTGAGTCCGGAGACGGCCGAGCTCGTGAAGAAGGAGATGGATCAGCCCGTTGAAATCGGGATCGATCCGGAGCGTCGGACGCCGTCCGCGCTGGAGCATTATTATTTCGTCTCGGAAGAGCGCGACAAGCTGGACATGCTGCGCCGCGTGGTTCGGCATTACAATCCCGACCGTGCGATCGTGTTCGTCAATGCCACCGAGGATTTGGCAGAGGTGGAGGCGAAGCTTAATTACCTTGGATTAAACGCAGCTGCCCTTTACGGGGACGCCGACAAGATGACCCGGAGCCGGGTTTTGAACGCGTTTAGAGAAGGGCGCACCAAGCTTCTGGTGGCTAGCGATGTCGCCGCCCGGGGGCTCGATATCGAAGGGCTCGGCATGGTGATCAATTACGATCCGCCGATTGATGCCGAGCATTACACGCACCGCGCAGGCCGCACGGGACGCATGGGGCGGAGCGGCATGGCGATTACGCTTGTCACGGACCGTCAAACGTTCATCATGCGCAAGTTCAATCGCGAGCTGGGCATATCGATCGAAGAACGCGCCCTGTATGGCGGCAAGGTAAGAACCCCGCGTTCCGCTCCGACCGATCGGGGTCAAGGTCCCCGCGGGTCGGCTGCGGGGGCTGCCCGAAAAGACAAGCCTGCCCGAAAGCCCGCGTCCATCAGCGTCAATGGCAAGTCCGGAAACGGCAAGGCATCGGGCGAGCGTCAAAGTGAACGGGAGCGCGACCGCAAGAACAAGGGCGCTCCGAAATGGTTGAAGAACAAGCCTCCACGGGGCTAA
- a CDS encoding ABC transporter ATP-binding protein, with amino-acid sequence MSEQPVLSVQGLSGGYSINRPVLHDVTFQVEPGEMVGLIGLNGAGKSTTMKHILGLMNPQKGIIQVQGKSRSEHSEAYHSALAFVPESPLLYEEMTVREHLEFTARSYGVSREDYETRSAQLSKMFRMEEKMDSLSTHLSKGMRQKVMIMCAFVARPSLYIIDEPFLGLDPLGIRSLLDFMLELKASGASVLLSSHILSTIENYCDRFIVLHRGSIIAQGTLKEIQDQAGRPGMSLEELFNVLIQDGKGE; translated from the coding sequence ATGAGCGAACAGCCGGTATTGTCTGTTCAAGGATTAAGCGGCGGATATAGCATAAACCGACCGGTTCTGCATGACGTAACCTTTCAGGTGGAACCGGGGGAAATGGTAGGTTTGATCGGCCTGAACGGCGCGGGCAAGAGTACGACGATGAAGCATATCCTCGGTCTGATGAATCCGCAAAAGGGGATCATCCAGGTCCAGGGGAAGAGCCGCTCGGAGCATTCGGAAGCGTATCACAGCGCCTTGGCTTTCGTTCCCGAATCCCCGCTGCTGTATGAGGAGATGACGGTGCGCGAGCATTTGGAATTTACGGCTCGTTCCTACGGCGTGTCCCGCGAGGATTATGAGACGCGCTCGGCGCAGCTGTCGAAGATGTTCCGAATGGAAGAAAAGATGGACAGCCTGTCCACGCATTTGTCCAAGGGCATGCGCCAAAAAGTGATGATCATGTGCGCGTTCGTCGCGAGACCGTCGCTGTACATCATCGACGAGCCCTTCCTTGGGCTTGATCCGCTCGGGATCCGCTCGCTGCTTGACTTTATGCTGGAATTGAAAGCATCCGGCGCATCCGTATTGCTAAGCTCCCATATTCTCTCGACGATCGAGAATTATTGCGACCGGTTCATCGTGCTGCACCGCGGCAGCATCATTGCTCAGGGGACGCTGAAGGAAATACAGGATCAAGCGGGAAGACCGGGCATGTCCCTGGAAGAGCTGTTCAATGTGCTGATTCAGGACGGTAAGGGCGAATGA
- a CDS encoding ABC transporter permease: protein MNLRELYVKRRGQFWGEILPYLGYVIQSGVAVVFLFLLIAFAAWYTALLQQVPPDLPIRWIMLIFLAPLMINSSIRTYLRTADTVFLIPQESRMKDYFRKAWFSGVIYKIIGMGLVLLILWPLYIRSDASPKTLLATFAVLTVFKLLSSYGSWKEQLMVSRNAAAAYRALRWIVPALSLAAWLWHPTGRALLFMALLGLTYVAALSVPVKHLVAWERLIAVEQRQASRVMMVLSWFVNVPQREQRVHARKWLSGWGKGLAWKKESAYRFLLIKSLTRSDILGILIRVGLLGAFIVWATRDSLVSALVYLISLMIVGLQLSALRKLHPESFWLHVYPLPEGTRRDNEGKLIFQVQLFWAVLLWLPLVPGILSAPGRILGTMAAGIAIVFLFRSAAARKSRREDDDDE from the coding sequence ATGAATCTGCGTGAGCTGTATGTCAAACGACGCGGGCAGTTCTGGGGTGAAATCCTTCCCTATCTGGGTTATGTCATACAGAGCGGCGTCGCCGTCGTATTCCTGTTCCTGCTGATTGCATTCGCGGCATGGTATACCGCACTTCTGCAGCAAGTTCCGCCAGATCTGCCGATACGCTGGATCATGCTGATTTTCCTTGCGCCCCTCATGATCAACAGCAGCATTCGCACGTATCTGCGCACGGCGGATACGGTGTTCCTCATTCCGCAGGAATCCCGAATGAAGGATTATTTCCGCAAAGCATGGTTTAGCGGAGTCATATATAAAATAATCGGCATGGGATTGGTCCTGCTCATTCTATGGCCTCTATACATACGCAGCGATGCTTCGCCAAAGACGCTGCTGGCTACGTTTGCCGTCCTGACCGTGTTCAAGCTGCTGTCCAGCTATGGCAGCTGGAAGGAGCAGCTTATGGTATCACGGAACGCGGCAGCGGCCTATCGGGCACTCCGCTGGATCGTTCCGGCACTGAGCCTGGCTGCCTGGCTATGGCATCCAACGGGCCGTGCCCTCCTGTTCATGGCGCTGCTCGGCCTCACGTATGTTGCCGCGTTATCCGTTCCCGTCAAACACTTGGTCGCCTGGGAGCGATTAATCGCCGTCGAGCAGCGGCAGGCAAGCCGGGTTATGATGGTGCTGAGCTGGTTCGTGAATGTGCCTCAGCGGGAGCAGCGCGTCCATGCGCGGAAATGGCTGTCCGGATGGGGGAAAGGATTGGCGTGGAAGAAGGAGAGCGCCTATCGCTTTCTTCTTATCAAGAGCCTGACACGCAGCGATATTCTGGGCATTCTGATCCGTGTCGGACTGCTTGGAGCCTTTATCGTATGGGCCACCCGGGACAGCCTGGTATCGGCGCTTGTATATCTGATCAGCCTGATGATTGTCGGGCTCCAATTGTCTGCGCTGCGCAAGCTGCATCCGGAATCGTTCTGGCTGCACGTCTATCCGCTTCCGGAAGGAACTCGCCGCGACAATGAAGGCAAGCTGATCTTCCAGGTACAGCTGTTCTGGGCCGTACTGCTGTGGCTTCCGCTCGTTCCGGGCATCCTTAGCGCGCCAGGGCGGATACTCGGTACGATGGCTGCAGGCATCGCGATTGTGTTCCTGTTCCGAAGCGCCGCTGCCCGAAAGAGCCGGCGCGAAGACGATGACGACGAATAG
- a CDS encoding aminotransferase class I/II-fold pyridoxal phosphate-dependent enzyme: MNPLVGQLNGKMQAGNPHVYDMLSTLGREIYFPKEGILSQSAEATSHAKKYNATIGIATEGGIPMHLGVIQDKLSAYQPKDLYPYAPPAGKPELRSVWRNKMIQENPSLEGKSFSNPIVTNALTHGLSIVADLFVDEGDAVIYPDKNWENYELTFGIRRHGIHVTYPLFTDDMKFNADGLRQALLSQKDKGKAVVLLNFPNNPTGYTPGAEEGAAIVSAIQEAAEAGMNVVVVTDDAYFGLFFEDSLKESLFGRLAGLHPRVLPVKVDGATKEEFVWGFRVGFITYAAEDKDVLDALEQKTLGIIRATISSASHPSQTFVLEALKSPEFHEQKEEKFVIMKGRANKVKSILDSGKYGDVWEYYPFNSGYFMCLKLNTVNAEELRSHLIHEYGVGTIALGEHDLRIAFSCIDEEYLEDLFDLVYKGIQDLQKA, encoded by the coding sequence ATGAACCCATTGGTTGGTCAATTGAATGGAAAAATGCAAGCTGGCAATCCGCATGTGTACGACATGCTCTCCACACTCGGCAGGGAAATCTACTTCCCGAAGGAAGGCATCCTGAGCCAATCCGCGGAAGCGACGAGCCATGCGAAAAAATATAACGCTACGATCGGCATTGCAACCGAGGGCGGAATCCCGATGCATCTGGGCGTCATCCAAGACAAACTTTCGGCATACCAGCCGAAGGATCTGTACCCGTATGCCCCTCCGGCCGGCAAGCCGGAGCTTCGCTCCGTATGGCGGAACAAGATGATTCAGGAGAATCCTTCGCTTGAAGGCAAGAGCTTCAGCAATCCGATCGTCACGAATGCGCTGACGCATGGACTTAGCATCGTAGCCGATTTGTTCGTGGATGAAGGGGATGCCGTCATTTATCCCGACAAAAACTGGGAAAATTACGAGCTGACCTTCGGCATTCGCCGCCATGGCATTCATGTAACCTATCCTCTCTTCACGGACGATATGAAATTTAACGCCGACGGACTTCGTCAGGCTCTGCTGAGCCAGAAGGATAAAGGCAAGGCCGTCGTTCTGCTGAACTTCCCGAACAACCCGACGGGTTACACGCCCGGCGCGGAGGAAGGTGCGGCCATCGTGTCCGCGATTCAGGAAGCTGCCGAGGCCGGCATGAACGTTGTCGTCGTAACGGATGATGCGTATTTCGGCTTGTTCTTTGAAGATTCGCTGAAGGAATCGCTCTTCGGACGCCTGGCGGGCCTTCATCCTCGCGTGCTTCCCGTGAAAGTCGACGGTGCTACGAAGGAAGAATTCGTATGGGGATTCCGGGTCGGCTTCATTACGTATGCGGCTGAAGACAAAGACGTGCTGGACGCTCTGGAGCAGAAAACGCTCGGCATTATCCGCGCAACGATATCCAGTGCCTCCCACCCTTCGCAGACCTTTGTTCTGGAGGCGCTGAAATCGCCGGAATTCCACGAGCAGAAGGAAGAGAAATTCGTCATCATGAAGGGCCGAGCCAACAAAGTGAAGTCCATCCTCGACAGCGGCAAATACGGCGATGTTTGGGAGTACTATCCGTTCAACTCCGGCTACTTCATGTGCCTTAAGCTGAACACGGTAAACGCCGAGGAGCTCCGCTCCCATCTCATTCATGAGTATGGCGTAGGAACCATCGCCCTTGGCGAGCATGATCTCCGGATCGCCTTCTCCTGTATTGACGAGGAGTATTTGGAGGATCTGTTCGACCTGGTCTACAAAGGGATTCAGGATCTGCAGAAGGCTTGA
- a CDS encoding pyridoxamine 5'-phosphate oxidase family protein, with product MRRDEFAMEDPQEIEDFLRGMSFGFLGTADEEGIPRVTPLNFAYVNGAFYFHGSRMGEKMDHLRRTPAVCFTIADEYALIPSYFSDPEMACPATAYFKSVTAIGEAVIVDDLEEKALAMEALMQKLQPEGGYRAIDANDRAYTSRLKGVAVIRLTPQRMSAKFKFGQNLKPDRLQAVVEGLECRGKNRDEETAGLICKYHPGPR from the coding sequence ATGAGAAGAGACGAATTTGCGATGGAGGATCCCCAAGAGATCGAGGACTTCCTTCGCGGGATGAGTTTTGGTTTCCTTGGAACAGCCGATGAAGAGGGAATCCCGCGTGTAACGCCTTTGAATTTTGCCTATGTCAACGGAGCGTTCTATTTTCACGGCAGCCGGATGGGGGAGAAAATGGACCATCTCCGCCGGACGCCCGCCGTATGCTTCACCATTGCGGATGAGTATGCCCTCATCCCTTCCTATTTCTCCGACCCCGAGATGGCATGCCCGGCCACGGCCTATTTCAAAAGCGTAACCGCTATCGGCGAGGCCGTGATCGTGGACGATCTGGAGGAAAAGGCGCTTGCGATGGAGGCGCTGATGCAAAAGCTGCAGCCTGAAGGCGGATACCGCGCCATCGACGCGAATGACCGGGCTTACACCTCCAGGCTGAAAGGGGTAGCCGTCATCCGGCTGACTCCGCAGCGAATGAGCGCCAAGTTCAAGTTCGGCCAGAACCTGAAGCCCGATCGGCTCCAAGCCGTCGTCGAAGGCCTGGAATGCCGCGGCAAGAATCGGGACGAGGAGACGGCAGGACTGATTTGCAAGTATCACCCTGGACCGCGTTAA